The Portunus trituberculatus isolate SZX2019 chromosome 49, ASM1759143v1, whole genome shotgun sequence genome contains a region encoding:
- the LOC123499098 gene encoding exosome complex component MTR3-like, translating to MGSRDTRRVLGPEKSVCHTLLRPPVSRAFLREDGLRWDGRTPQDPRKLFMSVGMITQAKGSSYVEVGNTKVCCGVYGPKDVQRGQDFKMSGQAVVGTPPAPHRDATAEESSPPLKGSSDGQMAVSAGDCSDP from the exons ATGGGCAGTCGAGACACACGGCGGGTTTTGGGACCTGAGAAGAGTGTGTGTCATACCTTGCTGCGGCCACCCGTTTCTCGTGCTTTCCTGAGAGAAGATGGACTACGCTGGGATGGCCGCACGCCTCAGGACCCTCGCAAGCTGT TCATGAGTGTGGGCATGATAACTCAGGCCAAGGGTTCGTCGTATGTGGAAGTTGGCAATACTaaggtgtgctgtggtgtgtatGGCCCAAAAGATGTGCAGAGAGGGCAGGATTTCAAGATGTCTGggcag GCAGTGGTTGGCACGCCTCCAGCCCCTCACAGGGACGCTACTGCGGAGGAGTCCAGTCCTCCCCTAAAGGGCTCCTCAGATGGTCAGATGGCAGTGTCTGCTGGGGACTGTTCAGACCCCTAG